Proteins found in one Brachypodium distachyon strain Bd21 chromosome 5, Brachypodium_distachyon_v3.0, whole genome shotgun sequence genomic segment:
- the LOC100832293 gene encoding uncharacterized protein LOC100832293 translates to MEIDDSWKMGIDDSGKEMHWESTRFTRTRVFREMGIIVTTEIISLLMEIDFLPRDQEILVDNLLPLQGKSLLVRRKNRNQLRSGPSRRFPEREHMPDQASKSSHVSSISEQMSMCSSEIQEKLVQYFNFLLHEMKRVGYMMKHMASIKRETGIPISVDKIVDLLQSTSRLTQISCRVVEMMKEITKSVEETYADHRAGWENTWGNKSGLRIGFEDLTTLSPMHFTYRQPGLIPRGYTSICASTLQIYSLEITELKGNLKWPLYVYGVVAARDTVDHKRNLLFCRSRANCQEVTENAKFLHLIGPSRAILALDYVHFEFELKMKDGKSDRDLITRAYRYHGRHHTCNISNWNCALELSLDRLLETVQATILSVRVGEGESWPFEYGVRVACYSQSLEVVEVDSEGVVGEVTGPKSGQVDLLHCCDKPVPLGPDGYLHLSRQVVSVEQQDCLKVVIEAYSSPKLDIAARGHIYFPQEYCNISHGTCLLGQLKVEISVAWSYLAADKLHLLKEEYA, encoded by the exons ATGGAGATTGACGATTCCTGGAAGATGGGGATTGACgattccgggaaggagatgCATTGGGAATCCACGCGGTTCACGCGCACGCGTGTATTCAGGGAGATGGGCATCATCGTGACCACGGAGATAATTTCCCTGCTGATGGAGATAGATTTCCTGCCGAGGGATCAGGAAATCTTGGTTGACAACCTTCTTCCCTTACAAGGAAAGTCGTTGTTAGTTCGGAGGAAGAACAGAAATCAGCTAAGATCTGGACCTTCGCGGAGGTTCCCTGAAAGGGAGCACATGCCGGATCAGGCGAGCAAGAGCTCCCATGTCAGTTCGATCTCGGAGCAGATGTCGATGTGCTCGAGCGAAATCCAAGAGAAGTTAGTACAATACTTCAATTTTCTCTTACACGAGATGAAGCGCGTGGGCTACATGATGAAACACATGGCATCTATTAAGAGGGAAACCGGTATCCCCATCTCCGTGGACAAGATTGTCGATCTGCTTCAGAGCACGTCCAGATTAACTCAGATCTCCTGCCGTGTAGTTGAGATGATGAAAGAAATTACAAAATCAGTTGAGGAGACTTACGCTGACCACCGTGCCGGCTGGGAAAATACATGGGGCAACAAGAGCGGACTTCGCATTGGCTTCGAGGATTTAA CCACATTGAGCCCTATGCACTTCACATACCGCCAACCCGGACTCATCCCACGTGGATACACTTCAATTTGTGCGAGCACTTTGCAGATCTACTCCTTGGAAATTACTGAACTAAAAGGTAACTTGAAATGGCCACTCTATGTGTATGGTGTGGTCGCAGCTCGAGACACCGTGGACCACAAACGCAACCTTCTCTTCTGTCGATCAAGGGCTAATTGCCAAGAAGTCACTGAAAAC GCTAAATTTTTGCACTTGATTGGCCCATCTCGTGCAATTCTGGCTTTGGATTATGTTCACTTTGAATTTGAACTGAAAATGAAAGATGGAAAGTCAGATAGAGATTTGATCACTCGTGCCTACCGTTACCATGGTAGACACCATACTTGTAACATCAGCAACTGGAATTGTGCACTAGAGTTAAGCCTTGACCGTCTTCTTGAAACAGTCCAGGCCACTATCTTGTCGGTTCGTGTTGGTGAAGGCGAGTCATGGCCTTTTGAATATGGAGTCCGAGTTGCTTGCTACTCACAATCTTTGGAAGTTGTAGAAGTTGACAGTGAGGGCGTTGTTGGAGAGGTTACTGGTCCCAAATCTGGGCAAGTTGATTTGCTTCATTGTTGTGACAAACCAGTGCCTCTAGGGCCAGATGGTTACCTTCATCTATCAAGGCAGGTTGTTTCAGTAGAACAACAAGATTGTCTTAAAGTTGTCATCGAAGCATACTCATCACCAAAGCTTGATATTGCTGCCCGAGGTCATATCTACTTCCCCCAGGAGTACTGCAACATAAGCCATGGTACATGTCTCCTTGGCCAGTTAAAGGTGGAGATTAGTGTTGCCTGGTCCTACCTGGCCGCCGACAAGTTGCATCTCTTGAAAGAGGAATATGCTTAA